A single window of Euwallacea similis isolate ESF13 chromosome 25, ESF131.1, whole genome shotgun sequence DNA harbors:
- the LOC136416816 gene encoding SH2 domain-containing protein 4A-like, with the protein MLQQILRDMRVDPEILAELDDQQKQTLFCKMREEQVRRWKAFNDKLGDEPPRAKSTKKKNVSFLKGEDGEPWVWVMGEHKNDKSIDDILNEETREKARQIAQKETEQLRKQMEVQLSEYIDLSPKIEDLAPSQLDYEDDMDIYCSVDELREKINSNKVIQKPPIPKKPNYQINTYQTKNNKFSFVDTREVLQEIKINAQVAQRVALWEKKMEERTTEIFKSIRKKQEQDAREAEEEEKKKEQEWKEQERKAKAAEQQIREIARRARAEHRLTSNMEFDTNYSTVNMGVPLGKQAVLDWYRQTEKLRLAGLDESNNVESWFHGLITRSEAEKLLLDQPYGTFLVRLSERIWGYAISYRAQEKCKHYLVNASQKYSFCGNNQVEHSCLGDLVKYHYAQPLTGGEKLMHPCPRLSETAIEELLETNQ; encoded by the exons ATGCTGCAGCAAATCCTGCGAGACATGCGGGTTGACCCGGAAATCCTCGCCGAGCTCGATGACCAACAGAAGCAAACCCTGTTCTGCAAAATGAGAGAAGAGCAAGTGAGGAGGTGGAAGGCATTTAACGATAAACTTGGAGATGAACCTCCTCGAGCCAAGTCGAccaagaagaaaaatgttagCTTCCTAAAGG GTGAAGACGGTGAACCTTGGGTGTGGGTGATGGGCGAACATAAAAACGACAAAAGCATTGACGACATTCTCAATGAAGAAACTCGAGAAAAAGCTCGACAGATAGCCCAAAAGGAAACCGAGCAGCTAAGGAAACAAATGGAAGTGCAACTGTCCGAGTACATTGATCTCAGTCCGAAGATCGAAGATCTGGCGCCCTCCCAACTAGATTATGAAGATGATATGGATATTTACTGCTCAGTGGATGAGCTCCGTGAGAAAATCAACTCTAATAAAGTTATACAAAAGCCTCCAATTCCTAAGAAACCCAACTATCAAATAAACACCTaccaaactaaaaataacaagtTCAGCTTTGTGGATACCAGGGAAGTGCTGCAGGAAATCAAGATCAACGCGCAGGTAGCCCAGAGGGTGGCCCTGTGGGAGAAAAAAATGGAGGAACGTACCacggaaatatttaaatccaTTAGGAAGAAGCAGGAGCAAGACGCTAGGGAGGCCGAAGAGgaggaaaaaaagaaagagcAGGAGTGGAAGGAACAAG AACGAAAAGCAAAAGCGGCAGAACAACAAATCAGAGAAATAGCAAGACGGGCTCGTGCCGAGCATCGGCTGACATCAAATATGGAATTTGATACCAACTATAGTACCGTCAATATGGGGGTACCACTTGGGAAACAAGCGGTGCTTGACTGGTACCGACAGACTGAGAAACTCAGATTAGCAGGACTAGATGAATCGAACAATGTTGAATCATGGTTTCACG GTCTGATAACCCGATCTGAAGCCGAGAAACTCCTCTTGGACCAGCCCTATGGGACTTTCTTGGTGAGACTCTCCGAACGGATTTGGGGCTATGCAATTTCCTACAGAGCACAGGAGAAATGCAAACATTACCTAGTAAACGCTTCTCAGAAATATAGTTTTTGTGGTAATAATCAAGTGGAACACAGTTGTTTAG